A single genomic interval of Roseofilum reptotaenium CS-1145 harbors:
- a CDS encoding IS630 family transposase — protein sequence MPYSLDLRQKVINYVENGGRVTEATKVFGIGRSTIYRWLNRKDLAATKVCRRQRKLDWKALEKDVQENPDTKLRDRAQKFAVDPSAIFYAMKRMKITRKKKELRYRERNPKERIKYLRILRELIKMYGSKSLMFIDESGFEEIEGCVYGWSKRGKKIYGEKQGKRGKRENLVAGRRKKVKDLIAPMLFTGSLNAAGFEGWLEYDLLPELEITSVLIMDNSPIHRKGVIRELVEGAGHQVIFLPKYSPDFNDIEHDFSALKRAKMYAPLGKSLDEIIRDYCTA from the coding sequence ATGCCATACAGTTTAGATTTAAGGCAAAAAGTAATAAATTATGTAGAAAATGGGGGTAGGGTGACAGAAGCAACAAAAGTGTTTGGCATAGGAAGATCTACAATCTATCGATGGTTAAACAGGAAAGATTTAGCAGCGACAAAGGTGTGCCGCCGTCAGAGGAAATTAGACTGGAAAGCATTAGAAAAAGATGTACAGGAAAACCCCGATACTAAATTGAGAGATAGAGCCCAAAAATTTGCCGTTGATCCCAGTGCAATTTTTTATGCTATGAAAAGGATGAAAATAACGCGCAAAAAGAAAGAACTGCGCTATCGAGAAAGGAACCCAAAAGAAAGAATAAAATATTTGAGAATATTACGAGAATTGATAAAGATGTACGGAAGTAAAAGTCTTATGTTTATTGATGAGTCAGGGTTTGAGGAGATAGAGGGCTGTGTTTATGGGTGGTCAAAAAGAGGAAAAAAAATTTATGGAGAGAAGCAAGGAAAACGGGGAAAAAGAGAAAACTTGGTAGCTGGAAGAAGAAAAAAAGTAAAAGATCTAATAGCTCCAATGCTGTTTACCGGAAGTCTAAATGCCGCTGGATTTGAAGGATGGTTGGAGTATGATCTGTTGCCAGAATTAGAAATCACTTCAGTATTAATTATGGATAATTCCCCAATTCATAGAAAGGGAGTGATTAGAGAATTAGTAGAGGGGGCGGGTCATCAAGTTATATTTTTACCGAAATACTCTCCTGATTTTAACGATATTGAACATGATTTTAGTGCCTTAAAGAGAGCTAAAATGTATGCCCCTTTAGGCAAATCTCTGGATGAGATTATTCGCGATTATTGCACTGCTTAG